The genome window CGAGAAAGGTGGAATCGAGGTTCCCTACCTACTCGCACTGAAGACAACCATCGGTCTCTCACCCCATTGGGAGAACCTTAAAGCGTTGAAAACTCTGGCTAAAGCTATGGGGCGGAAGTTACTCGCCTTCGATATGGCGGACGGGAGTGAAGTCCTAGCCGAGTTCATAGGTTCACTTGGCGTTGACTATTTAATAGCCGGGGACGTTCTGCTCAAAGATCACCTGAAGTGGGTTGAGTTGCTATCAGAAAAGGCGGGGGTTAAGCCCCTTGAGCCCCTCTGGAGGAGGGACACAAAGGAACTCGCGGAGGAAATCCTGAGGACTGGCTTTGAGTACGCGATAATCGCAGTAAAGAAAGAGAAGCTCGGCAAGGAGTGGCTTGGCTACACCTTCCGTTCGGTTGATGACTTGGAGCGTTTTCTGGAGAACAATCCAGGAATAGATCCCATAGGAGAATTTGGGGAGTTTCACACGGTTGTTTTAGCATCTCCGCTCTTTGAGGAGCGCTTTGCTCTTGAGGTTCTCTCGACTGAGGAGAGCGAGAGGTACTACTGGATAAGGTTCAGGCTGGTGAGAGAATGAAACGAAAAGAACTCCTCTTTCAGCTCGAATCAAAGGGCATAACCCTCAACGCCATGCTGGAAACTGCCATGGAACTCTACATCGGCGAGGATAAGGAAAAAGTCCGCGAGGAACTCAAAAACCTCATGCTGAGGTACCTCGACGACATCAACGTCCAAGCTTT of Thermococcus sp. JdF3 contains these proteins:
- a CDS encoding diphthine--ammonia ligase, whose translation is MKGVAFFSGGKDGLYALHLAEKGGIEVPYLLALKTTIGLSPHWENLKALKTLAKAMGRKLLAFDMADGSEVLAEFIGSLGVDYLIAGDVLLKDHLKWVELLSEKAGVKPLEPLWRRDTKELAEEILRTGFEYAIIAVKKEKLGKEWLGYTFRSVDDLERFLENNPGIDPIGEFGEFHTVVLASPLFEERFALEVLSTEESERYYWIRFRLVRE